TGCTCAAGTGTCAGAAGGTCAAGCCCAGCAAAGCGGCTCCTCCCTGCAGGAACAGCGTTATCAGTGAGAGGAACTCCACTATCGCAGATTCCACTCTGGTGTCCAACGATGCCTACTGGTACAGTCTCTTTCTAGCCGAGACCAGGAAAGGAAAGCTGGTGGTCAGGCAGCCTATGCCAAAAGGCTCCAGGTACATCGTGTCCAGTATTCCCAGGAGTACCGGCGTGTCTGAGACCAGTGACTCTGCCCCATCTACCTTACAGGTATGAGTGGTCAGTGGACCCTTTTGATTTCAAATGTGATCAGGATTTCTGAGTTTATTGCAGTGTGTCACGATGCTGGTTTATTCATTCATGCATCTCTCAAACCAACTATCTTCATAAGGGTCATGGGCATCCCAGAGCCTATCCTAGCCACCTTTGAGTGGTCGGCGGAGTACACCCTGAGCTGGTCGCCAGAAAATCGCAGGCCATGTTGGTTATCCTTACACTTGAAGAGTTTTATCTCGTTGGTGTCATTTAAATGATGATGTTTTATTTGACCATACAACCATGAACAGACATCAGTTAAGCTAACCTAGCCAAAAGTTCCATTTTCAATTTTCTTTTACCTgatttctatatatatatatttataaacatatttttaaacaaAGCAAGTGAGCCAAACATTTTAAGCAAATTTCATAATTATTCTGTAAATCAACACTTATAACGGCGATTAAGAGGCACACCCAAATATAAAACaattagatatttttttttacatgctttTTCTAAACATCTGTTTACACAGATCATAAGGCTCATTGTTAAAATAGTTTCTGAATACTGTAGTAAAGTAAATGATGGTGTATTTTGTATGTCATCTGTTCTATTTTTAATTAAAGTTATGCAATTTGAGTATTTGAATTGATAAGGTATTGCTTGATTTTTTATAGTCTGAGTATTTAGTATTGTAGCTgtgcatgttttgttttatctaaaaaaataaataatgtcagTCACAGCATACTTGGATTTATTGGAAATTACTAAATACTTAAATTCTTGCTTTTCATATCATGTGCACCTTCAACACTGCTGGATTAAAAATTGGAGCAATCTAGGAAGTTGGGTAAATTCTACCCAATTTGTCGGCTCGATTTGTACAAAAAATGGGATTGTTTGTGCAAAACAATCCAGGAAGTTGGGTCAACATaataatttgattgtttttgacCCATCAGTATTAAGAGTGTGACTTCCAGCGTAGTTTTGCATCAACTATCACTCCAAGATTATTATCATACACAATTTTTCAAAAGAATTTACCGATTTGTACTTAGTTTTTGATTTGTCTGCATGCACACTTGATTTCTGAccccattaaaaataattatattacaCGCTGTACGagtgaaaaaaattaaattgaaaaatatGGACATTGGTTGCAGACATTCAAATCATTTTTAATCAACATGAATATGATTATATTTTCTACACTGTTAATGAAACATGATTTTAATGTGTGCCACCAACATTCCCATTTTTATGTAACTCCTTTTTAGTGTCTGAATGAAACCCCAATAGTGAAGAGTATTCTCTTACCTGTGGAAAATATTGGGGAGTTTAGTGCCCTGCTCAAGGGCACTTTACAGATTTGAGCTAGGCACTTGGTACCTTTTAGTATAGGCCACATTGCTTACAACTTGTGGTAGAAATGTAGtaataaatgtatatatatatatatatatatatatatatatatatatatatatatatatatatatatatatatatatatttaagggCTCAATCGATTTATATATAAACAAATAGGCTACATGAGTTGTCATGGGATTAAAAATATTATGGTGGCGCTGTTTGTTGTATTAAATGACAGCTCATTCGCATCGTCATCCGGTCATGTGGCGGTGATGAAATAAACTGGACGACTTGCAGTGCTGAAATAACCGTCCGCCAAAGTGGACAATCCGGAATACATTTACAATTGCGCGTTGTGGATATATTTGTATCCTGGAAGCGGACCTGACAAACTCGCATTTGGACCTATACTGAGGTGCAGTGAACGCTCACAAGAACAATGAGGTCCGTTTCAGTTTCGCAGCCACGACAAAGGTACGCATTGTGCGTCATTTTTATTCTTCTCTGTTCCGTTAATCAAATATCCACTTCGGTGACCCATTATTCCATACCCGAGGAAATGAAAGAGGGATCCGTCGTTGCTAATCTTGCCACCGATCTGGGATTGGATGTTAAAACACTAAATCAGAGGAAGATGCGCCTGGACataatttcaaacaaaaaatatttggacgTGAACAAAGACACCGGGGAGCTGTATATTGTTGAGAAGATAGACAGGGAACACATCTGCCCAACAAAATCACCAGGTTCTTGTTATCTCGGACTAGAGATGATCCTGGAAAACCCGTTAAGGATTTTTAACATCGAGGTGGAAATAATGGATATGAACGACAACGCCCCACAATTTCGGAGAGATGCCTTTCATTTGGATATTTCTGAATCGACATCAAAAGGAGAGAGATTTTCTCTCAGCAATGCAGTCGACCCGGATGTTGGCAGTAACACAGTTAAAACATATCATCTTAGTGAAAGTGAGCATTTTAATATTGAAGTTCAGACAGGGAGGGAAGGAAGAAAAATTGCAGATTTAATATTGACTAAGGTTTTAGACCGTGAGCAGCAGGCTGTGCACAATTTAATACTAACGGCAGTAGATGGCGGTACACCCCCGCGTTCTGGTACAGCGAGTATTATTGTTCACGTTTTAGACAATAATGATAACGCCCCTCTGTTTGACAAATCTATTTACAGTGTTACAATAATGGAAAATTCTCCAATTGGAAGCCTTGTTATTGATTTAAATGCTACTGATTTGGATGAGGGATCAAATTCTGATTTAACTTATACGTATAGTTTATACACACCAGAGAAAACACAAGACACTTTTAATTTGAATCCTTCTACTGGCGAGATTACTGTAAAAGGAATGCTGAATTATGAAGATTTTAAGATTTATGATATGGAAGTTATAGCAGCAGACAGAGGTGTCACTAGTTTGTCAGGGCAATGTACGATCAAAATTCAAATTGAGGACATGAATGACAACCATCCAGAAATATCCATCAAATCTTTTCATACTCCCGTGAGCGAAAACATTGACGTTGACACAGTGATAGCGGTGGTCAGCGTGAGTGATAAGGACTCAGGAAATAACGGAGTGGTGGACCTTCACATTCCACATAATATGCCTTTCACACTGAAGGAGTCTCCAGATAACTATTATAAGTTAGTGGTTTCCGAGCCATTGGACCGCGAGAAGGTTCCGGAATACGAAATCACCTTCACTGTCACCGACAGGGGCTCCCCTCCTTTAAGTGACAATGAAACCATGACTTTGCAGCTGCTGGATGTCAATGACAATGTCCCACACTTCCCTCAGTCCTTTTACACCATCCGCGTGATGGAGAATAACGCTCCTGGCGCCTTGCTCAGTTCCCTCAGCGCGTTTGACCCTGACCTCCACGAGAACCAGTACCTGGTTTACTTCATCCTGGAGAAGGAGATCGCCAACACCTCCATGTCCATGCTGTTCTCCATCAACCCGGAGAATGGGAACCTTTACGCACTCAAGACTTTTGACTATGAGATGGAGAAGGAGTTCCTCTTCCACATCGAGGCCCGAGACTCGGGCTCTCCTCCGCTCAGCAGCAACGTGACGGTCCACATCATCATCGTGGATCAGAACGACAACGCCCCCGTGATAGTCTCTCCCTGGCGAGCGCACGGCTCGGTGGTGGAGGAGAAGATCCCCAGATCCACCGATAAAGGCTCTCTGGTGGCCAAGGTGATCGCCTTGGACGTGGATTCCGTGCACAACTCTCGCGTCACCTACCAGTTTCTGCAGGTGACGGACGCCTCCTTGTTCAGTCTGGACCAGTACAACGGAGAAATTCGCACCATGAGGATGTTCAGCTACAAGGATTCGCGCCACCAGAGACTGGTGGTGGTCGCCAAGGACAACGGGGAGCCGGCTCTCTCGGCGACAGTCACCATCAAGCTGTCCACGGTGGAGACGGCCGTCAAGGCCTACTCGGACATGACCGAGGTGCCTCTGGAATACGACATTTTCTCCGACCTCAACCTGTATCTGGTCATCGGTCTGGGCTCGGTGTCCTTCCTGCTGCTCATCACCATATTGGTCACAATCGTGCTCAAGTGTCAAAAGGTCAAGCCCAGCAAATCGGCTCCTCCCTGCAGGAACAGCGTGATCAGCGAGCGGAACTCCACCATCGCAGATTCCACTCTGGTGTCCAACGATGCCTACTGGTACAGTCTCTTTCTGGCCGAGACCAGGAAAGGAAAGCTGGTGGTCAGGCAGCCTATGCCGAAGGGCTCCAGGTACATTGTGTCCAGTATTCCCAGGAGCACT
The sequence above is drawn from the Syngnathus scovelli strain Florida chromosome 1, RoL_Ssco_1.2, whole genome shotgun sequence genome and encodes:
- the LOC125980119 gene encoding protocadherin alpha-C2 isoform X3, giving the protein MKEGSVVANLATDLGLDVKTLNQRKMRLDIISNKKYLDVNKDTGELYIVEKIDREHICPTKSPGSCYLGLEMILENPLRIFNIEVEIMDMNDNAPQFRRDAFHLDISESTSKGERFSLSNAVDPDVGSNTVKTYHLSESEHFNIEVQTGREGRKIADLILTKVLDREQQAVHNLILTAVDGGTPPRSGTASIIVHVLDNNDNAPLFDKSIYSVTIMENSPIGSLVIDLNATDLDEGSNSDLTYTYSLYTPEKTQDTFNLNPSTGEITVKGMLNYEDFKIYDMEVIAADRGVTSLSGQCTIKIQIEDMNDNHPEISIKSFHTPVSENIDVDTVIAVVSVSDKDSGNNGVVDLHIPHNMPFTLKESPDNYYKLVVSEPLDREKVPEYEITFTVTDRGSPPLSDNETMTLQLLDVNDNVPHFPQSFYTIRVMENNAPGALLSSLSAFDPDLHENQYLVYFILEKEIANTSMSMLFSINPENGNLYALKTFDYEMEKEFLFHIEARDSGSPPLSSNVTVHIIIVDQNDNAPVIVSPWRAHGSVVEEKIPRSTDKGSLVAKVIALDVDSVHNSRVTYQFLQVTDASLFSLDQYNGEIRTMRMFSYKDSRHQRLVVVAKDNGEPALSATVTIKLSTVETAVKAYSDMTEVPLEYDIFSDLNLYLVIGLGSVSFLLLITILVTIVLKCQKVKPSKSAPPCRNSVISERNSTIADSTLVSNDAYWYSLFLAETRKGKLVVRQPMPKGSRYIVSSIPRSTGMSETSDSAPSTLQYPK